A stretch of the Streptomyces sp. NBC_01264 genome encodes the following:
- a CDS encoding pyridoxamine 5'-phosphate oxidase family protein, with translation MATSVESFSEIEDKFFSYIQDIVYCTMITVDRKSRPRARVLLPIWEVVDGKPVGWLAAYKTPVKVAHLANNPHTTYSYWSPRQNAVFVDSVSAWAEDQETRQYAWDLYRKGSPAGVGYNPLNFWRGGPEDPKYHVLRIDPWRVQVLRGSDLSSRIWTDESGR, from the coding sequence ATGGCTACCAGCGTGGAATCCTTCTCGGAAATCGAAGACAAGTTCTTCTCCTACATCCAGGACATCGTCTACTGCACCATGATCACGGTGGACAGAAAATCGCGCCCCCGGGCCCGGGTGCTCCTGCCCATCTGGGAAGTGGTCGACGGAAAGCCGGTCGGCTGGCTGGCCGCCTACAAGACACCCGTCAAGGTCGCCCATCTGGCCAACAACCCGCACACCACCTACTCGTACTGGTCCCCCCGCCAGAACGCGGTGTTCGTCGACAGCGTCTCCGCCTGGGCCGAGGACCAGGAAACCAGGCAGTACGCCTGGGACCTCTACCGCAAGGGAAGCCCCGCGGGCGTCGGCTACAACCCGCTCAACTTCTGGCGCGGCGGCCCCGAGGACCCCAAGTACCACGTCCTGCGCATCGATCCCTGGCGGGTGCAGGTGCTCCGGGGCTCGGACCTCAGCAGCCGCATCTGGACCGACGAGAGCGGGCGCTGA
- a CDS encoding NAD(P)H-binding protein: protein MTDTTVLVLGGTGKTGRRVVNQLKERGATVRAASRSGDVRFDWDDAGTWEPALAGVDVAYLVDAQDKPGVWDADAALRKLSGLAVDSGVRRLVLLQARVSEPVGGKSLIAGERAVQESGAEWTVLRPNWFFQNFDEGVLLDGVRAGELSLPAGSGREPFVDAEDVAAVAVEALLEDGHAGQTYELSGARALTLDEAVSEIARATGRDIRYVPVEHQAYVDELVGYDVPADYALFVADLVAQIRDDKNATPTDTVRRVLGREPRDFSDFVKDAAARGVWNV, encoded by the coding sequence ATGACCGACACCACCGTCCTCGTCCTCGGCGGCACGGGAAAGACCGGCCGCCGCGTCGTGAACCAGCTGAAGGAGCGCGGGGCCACCGTCCGCGCCGCCAGCCGCTCCGGAGACGTCCGCTTCGACTGGGACGACGCCGGCACCTGGGAGCCCGCGCTCGCCGGCGTCGACGTCGCCTACCTGGTGGACGCGCAGGACAAGCCCGGTGTCTGGGACGCCGATGCGGCCCTGCGCAAGCTGTCCGGCCTCGCCGTCGACAGCGGGGTCCGCCGGCTGGTGCTGCTCCAGGCCCGGGTGAGCGAGCCGGTCGGCGGCAAGTCCCTGATAGCCGGCGAGCGCGCCGTCCAGGAGTCCGGTGCCGAGTGGACCGTGCTGCGGCCCAACTGGTTCTTCCAGAACTTCGACGAGGGCGTCCTGCTGGACGGTGTCCGCGCCGGTGAGCTGTCCCTGCCCGCGGGGTCGGGCCGCGAGCCGTTCGTCGACGCCGAGGACGTCGCCGCCGTCGCGGTCGAGGCCCTCCTGGAGGACGGCCACGCCGGACAGACCTACGAGCTGAGCGGCGCCCGGGCCCTGACCCTGGACGAAGCCGTCAGCGAGATCGCCCGGGCCACCGGCCGGGACATCCGCTACGTCCCCGTCGAGCACCAGGCCTACGTGGACGAGCTCGTGGGCTACGACGTACCCGCCGACTACGCGCTCTTCGTCGCCGATCTCGTCGCCCAGATCCGCGACGACAAGAACGCCACCCCCACGGACACGGTCCGTCGCGTGCTGGGCCGTGAGCCCCGGGACTTCTCCGACTTCGTGAAGGACGCCGCCGCGCGGGGCGTCTGGAACGTCTGA
- a CDS encoding MFS transporter, giving the protein MSGRAWGVLFVLCGAIFLEGIDVAMLNVALPSIREDLDMSTGMLQWVMSAYVLGYGGFMLLGGRAADLFGRRQMFVFWLVVFLLFSGLGGFATEGWMLIVARFVTGVAAAFMTPAGLSIITTSFDEGPQRNKALLVYSGTAAGGFSIGLVVGGLLAAVNWRWVFFAPVILSLLILIAAIALIPKSARPDRTGQGVDLAGAITVTGGILLLVFGVERATHASAAVTTATIGVSLILFLAFIAIERNSSSPLVRLGIFRSGSLVRANLAGMLFAAGFFGFQFIAVLYLQELRGWSTLQTSFALIVIGVDAILSPTLTPKLVAKFGNARVIFGGLLLAALSYALFLPIGADWTYLAMFPSLIILGLAFSLAYGPLTIVATDGIAEEEQGVAGGLLYTSFQFGAALGLSSVAAVNIAATDGTSPAALLDGYQAALVVPLVAALVAAFISAFGLRSRAGADDAAPAPVEVPAPAAPVEVSR; this is encoded by the coding sequence ATGAGCGGGCGCGCATGGGGCGTGCTGTTCGTGCTGTGTGGCGCGATCTTCCTCGAAGGCATCGACGTGGCCATGCTCAACGTGGCGCTGCCTTCGATCCGCGAGGACCTGGACATGTCCACCGGCATGCTCCAGTGGGTGATGAGCGCCTACGTGCTCGGCTACGGCGGCTTCATGCTGCTGGGCGGCCGGGCCGCGGACCTGTTCGGACGCCGCCAGATGTTCGTCTTCTGGCTCGTCGTCTTCCTGCTCTTCTCCGGCCTGGGCGGTTTCGCCACCGAAGGCTGGATGCTGATCGTCGCCCGCTTCGTCACCGGTGTCGCCGCCGCCTTCATGACCCCGGCGGGCCTGTCCATCATCACCACCAGCTTCGACGAAGGCCCGCAGCGCAACAAGGCCCTGCTCGTCTACTCCGGCACCGCTGCCGGCGGCTTCTCCATCGGCCTGGTCGTCGGCGGTCTGCTGGCCGCCGTCAACTGGCGCTGGGTCTTCTTCGCGCCGGTCATCCTCTCGCTCCTGATCCTCATCGCCGCGATCGCGCTCATCCCCAAGTCGGCGCGTCCGGACCGTACGGGCCAGGGCGTCGACCTGGCGGGCGCGATCACCGTCACCGGCGGCATCCTGCTCCTCGTCTTCGGCGTCGAGCGGGCCACGCACGCCTCCGCGGCCGTGACGACCGCCACGATCGGGGTCAGCCTGATCCTCTTCCTGGCCTTCATCGCCATCGAGCGCAACTCGTCCTCGCCCCTGGTGCGCCTGGGCATCTTCCGCAGCGGCTCGCTGGTCCGGGCGAACCTGGCCGGCATGCTCTTCGCCGCGGGCTTCTTCGGCTTCCAGTTCATCGCGGTGCTCTACCTGCAGGAACTGCGCGGCTGGTCGACCCTGCAGACCAGCTTCGCCCTCATCGTCATCGGTGTGGACGCGATCCTCTCGCCCACCCTTACTCCCAAGCTCGTGGCCAAGTTCGGCAACGCCCGGGTGATCTTCGGCGGTCTGCTCCTCGCGGCCCTGTCCTACGCCCTGTTCCTGCCGATCGGCGCGGACTGGACCTACCTGGCGATGTTCCCGAGCCTGATCATCCTGGGCCTGGCCTTCTCCCTGGCCTACGGACCGCTCACCATCGTCGCCACCGACGGCATCGCGGAGGAGGAGCAGGGCGTCGCCGGCGGTCTGCTGTACACGTCCTTCCAGTTCGGTGCCGCGCTCGGCCTGTCCTCCGTGGCCGCCGTCAACATCGCGGCCACGGACGGTACGTCCCCGGCCGCCCTGCTCGACGGCTACCAGGCCGCCCTGGTCGTGCCGCTGGTCGCCGCCCTCGTCGCGGCCTTCATCAGCGCCTTCGGCCTGCGCAGCCGGGCCGGGGCGGACGACGCCGCCCCCGCACCCGTCGAGGTGCCCGCTCCGGCGGCGCCCGTGGAGGTGTCCAGGTAG
- a CDS encoding FG-GAP repeat domain-containing protein, which translates to MNSVARRGLVAATAIVVAMGVAAGSAFAAGDPAAAAALQKAKQQAQSAPSKRAAVSVAAPTFPLYAVNKKNSGMDLFFPNGKGGLDLVANIGYDFSGLSDAVDVDNDNDGYGEATWIAEKNGRLTYAWVDGAGESQERQVGTGYHIYAGKLLSPGQLGGGKEADLLGVDKAGVLWEYLAYPNGSLTARIKIGAGWGQYSQIAGQGDLTGDGKADIVARDTSGVLWLYKGTGNYAAPFAPRTKIGAGWNIYDRLVSVGDLNADGKTDLVARKSNGSLYRYSGTGNASAPFKKPVKIGSGFQVYNIL; encoded by the coding sequence ATGAATTCAGTTGCACGCCGCGGACTGGTCGCCGCCACCGCCATCGTGGTGGCCATGGGCGTTGCGGCCGGTTCGGCGTTCGCCGCCGGGGACCCGGCCGCGGCCGCTGCCCTGCAGAAGGCCAAGCAGCAGGCGCAGAGCGCGCCGTCGAAGCGCGCCGCCGTGTCGGTGGCGGCGCCCACCTTCCCGCTGTACGCGGTGAACAAGAAGAACTCCGGGATGGACCTGTTCTTCCCGAACGGAAAGGGCGGCCTCGACCTCGTGGCCAACATCGGCTACGACTTCTCGGGGCTGTCCGACGCCGTCGACGTGGACAACGACAACGACGGCTACGGCGAAGCCACCTGGATCGCCGAGAAGAACGGGCGGCTGACCTACGCCTGGGTCGACGGCGCGGGCGAATCCCAGGAGCGGCAGGTCGGGACCGGCTACCACATCTACGCCGGGAAGCTGCTGTCGCCGGGTCAGCTCGGCGGGGGCAAGGAAGCCGATCTGCTCGGCGTCGACAAGGCCGGCGTGCTGTGGGAGTACCTGGCCTACCCGAACGGGTCGCTCACGGCCCGGATCAAGATCGGCGCCGGCTGGGGCCAGTACTCCCAGATCGCCGGACAGGGCGACCTGACCGGCGACGGCAAGGCCGACATCGTCGCCCGCGACACCTCGGGCGTCCTGTGGCTGTACAAGGGCACCGGCAACTACGCGGCGCCCTTCGCACCGCGCACGAAGATCGGCGCGGGCTGGAACATCTACGACCGCCTCGTCTCGGTCGGTGACCTGAACGCGGATGGCAAGACCGACCTGGTCGCGCGCAAGTCCAACGGGTCCCTGTACCGGTACTCCGGCACGGGCAACGCCTCCGCGCCGTTCAAGAAGCCGGTGAAGATCGGCAGCGGCTTCCAGGTCTACAACATCCTCTGA
- a CDS encoding acyl-CoA dehydrogenase family protein, translated as MATVDIDTGTVLKAVREIAPVLRENGRLTEERGWLAQENLDLLDQAGVFRSAVPRRFGGLDLPLADQFAIIAEIARGCGSTGWVANAWISSAWIISQYPDLAQEEIYATSGGSLKVSGGFTPTGRATRTEGGFLLNGSWRFNTGIRGADWNILAALVDRTDGVHEEVYAVVPADAMTLADDWDVTSAAGTGSCTSSVTDLFVPAHRVVDGMEVLEGQVPGRAHTAGSGREYGLTAYVMALSAAAYVGMARAGLELFLARLPGKGIAYTHWEEQSAHPHIQFQVAAAANKISAAQALADSWTLRMQGAADADERMSVNDRVEIRSQIAYAVLLAKESVDILHSVSGASVIQRSQPFQRVHRDIQGLALHGLMAPLGGFEAYGRVLVGLDPDTEFF; from the coding sequence ATGGCCACGGTCGACATCGACACCGGCACGGTACTGAAAGCGGTTCGGGAGATAGCACCCGTACTCCGTGAGAACGGGCGCCTGACCGAGGAACGCGGCTGGCTCGCGCAGGAGAACCTCGACCTGCTGGATCAGGCCGGCGTCTTCCGGTCCGCGGTTCCGCGCAGGTTCGGCGGGCTGGACCTGCCGCTCGCCGACCAGTTCGCGATCATCGCCGAGATAGCTCGCGGCTGCGGCTCCACGGGATGGGTGGCCAACGCCTGGATCTCCAGCGCCTGGATCATCTCCCAGTACCCCGACCTCGCGCAGGAGGAGATCTACGCGACCAGTGGGGGTTCGCTGAAGGTCTCCGGAGGCTTCACCCCCACCGGCCGGGCGACCCGCACCGAGGGCGGCTTCCTCCTGAACGGAAGCTGGCGCTTCAACACCGGCATCCGCGGCGCCGACTGGAACATTCTCGCCGCCCTCGTCGACCGCACCGACGGCGTGCACGAGGAGGTCTACGCGGTGGTGCCCGCCGACGCGATGACCCTCGCCGACGACTGGGACGTCACCTCGGCCGCGGGTACCGGCAGTTGCACCTCCTCCGTCACCGACCTCTTCGTCCCGGCCCACCGGGTCGTGGACGGGATGGAGGTGCTGGAGGGCCAGGTCCCCGGCCGTGCCCACACCGCGGGGAGCGGCCGCGAGTACGGACTCACCGCGTACGTGATGGCACTGTCCGCGGCGGCCTACGTCGGAATGGCCCGGGCCGGCCTCGAACTCTTCCTCGCCCGGCTGCCCGGCAAGGGCATCGCCTACACGCACTGGGAAGAGCAGAGCGCACACCCGCACATCCAGTTCCAGGTCGCCGCCGCCGCCAACAAGATCTCCGCGGCCCAGGCACTGGCCGACAGCTGGACCCTGCGCATGCAGGGCGCCGCGGACGCGGACGAACGCATGTCCGTGAACGACCGGGTGGAGATCCGCAGCCAGATCGCCTACGCGGTCCTGCTGGCGAAGGAGTCCGTCGACATCCTGCACTCGGTCAGCGGTGCTTCGGTCATCCAGCGCTCCCAGCCGTTCCAGCGCGTGCACCGGGACATCCAGGGGCTCGCGCTGCACGGCCTGATGGCGCCGCTCGGCGGTTTCGAGGCGTACGGCCGGGTGCTCGTCGGACTCGACCCCGACACCGAGTTCTTCTAG
- a CDS encoding winged helix-turn-helix transcriptional regulator, whose product MEERTLKSPSHCTGTDHDYDIHQWDTREGCEVRQILDRVADKWSLLAIAHLERQTLRFSELRRRIEGISQRMLTVTLRQLERDGLVKRTVHPVVPPRVDYELTPLGATLHTTIRALVDWTEHHQEEIAKARSEYDSRLDALEPVS is encoded by the coding sequence ATGGAAGAACGCACTTTGAAGTCACCGAGTCACTGCACGGGTACCGACCACGACTACGACATCCACCAGTGGGACACCCGCGAGGGGTGCGAGGTGCGGCAGATCCTCGACCGTGTCGCCGACAAGTGGTCGCTCCTCGCCATAGCGCACCTGGAGCGCCAGACCCTGCGCTTCTCCGAGCTCCGCCGACGCATCGAGGGCATCAGCCAGCGCATGCTGACGGTGACGCTACGCCAGCTCGAACGGGACGGCCTGGTGAAGCGGACGGTGCACCCGGTCGTCCCGCCGCGTGTGGACTACGAACTCACCCCGCTCGGAGCGACCCTGCACACCACCATCCGGGCCCTGGTCGACTGGACCGAGCACCATCAGGAGGAGATCGCCAAGGCCCGGTCCGAGTACGACAGCCGGCTGGACGCGCTGGAGCCGGTCTCCTGA
- a CDS encoding acyl-CoA dehydrogenase family protein: MTTTDSAVTAVLDEVTALVATLRTSGPEAEDRRWIPDENIELLDKAGVYRLAVPRRFGGLEAPVADQVRILSEIARADTATGWVSMIWVSSSWVPSLFPDKAQEEVYAGGAVRVSTGFTPSGTLTAGEGSYTLSGSWKWISGSRGANWALLSALLTGPDGTPAPYAALVPFSELSIADDWHASSAAGTGSSTVSAENVTVPAHRVVSLIEVLGGTTGDRSNTGATGTNYAFVPFFMAQGASAYIGMAKGAYELFLDRLPGRGITYTSWTDQSQSPVTQIQVAVAANKIAAAEALQETWLRQLQQHADAGTSPSVDERAAARGKAGYAIQLAKEAVDGLFEAAGASVIMRDVPFQRFHRDIQGLALHALFAFNTNQEVHGRAILGLAPDTPFL, translated from the coding sequence ATGACCACGACCGACAGTGCCGTCACCGCGGTGCTGGACGAGGTGACAGCCCTCGTCGCCACGCTCCGCACGAGCGGGCCCGAGGCCGAGGACCGTCGCTGGATTCCCGACGAGAACATCGAGCTGCTCGACAAGGCCGGCGTGTACCGCCTGGCGGTCCCGCGCCGCTTCGGTGGCCTCGAGGCGCCGGTCGCCGACCAGGTCAGGATCCTGAGCGAGATAGCCCGCGCCGACACGGCCACCGGCTGGGTCTCGATGATCTGGGTGTCCAGCTCCTGGGTTCCCAGCCTCTTCCCCGACAAGGCCCAGGAGGAGGTCTACGCCGGCGGCGCGGTGCGCGTCTCCACCGGCTTCACCCCCTCCGGCACGCTGACGGCGGGCGAAGGCTCGTACACCCTCAGCGGCTCCTGGAAGTGGATCTCCGGCTCCCGGGGTGCGAACTGGGCGCTGCTGTCCGCTCTGCTCACCGGACCGGACGGGACCCCGGCCCCCTATGCGGCCCTCGTCCCGTTCAGCGAGCTGAGCATCGCCGACGACTGGCACGCCTCGTCCGCCGCGGGCACCGGCAGCTCCACGGTCAGCGCCGAGAACGTGACGGTCCCGGCCCACCGGGTGGTCAGCCTGATCGAGGTGCTCGGCGGCACCACCGGCGACCGCTCCAACACCGGCGCCACCGGCACCAACTACGCCTTCGTCCCCTTCTTCATGGCACAGGGCGCCTCCGCGTACATCGGGATGGCCAAGGGCGCCTACGAGCTGTTCCTGGACCGGCTGCCGGGCCGCGGCATCACCTACACCTCCTGGACCGACCAGAGTCAGTCGCCGGTCACCCAGATCCAGGTCGCCGTCGCCGCCAACAAGATCGCGGCCGCCGAGGCGCTCCAGGAGACCTGGCTGCGTCAGCTCCAGCAGCACGCCGACGCCGGCACGAGCCCCTCCGTGGACGAGCGTGCCGCAGCCCGGGGCAAGGCCGGCTACGCCATCCAGCTCGCGAAGGAAGCCGTCGACGGGCTGTTCGAGGCCGCCGGTGCCTCGGTGATCATGCGCGACGTGCCGTTCCAGCGGTTCCACCGGGACATCCAGGGCCTGGCCCTGCACGCCCTGTTCGCCTTCAACACCAACCAGGAAGTGCACGGACGGGCCATCCTCGGTCTCGCCCCCGACACCCCGTTCCTGTGA
- a CDS encoding BTAD domain-containing putative transcriptional regulator: protein MRFRLLGPLDAISADGPVALGGTKQRATLGYLLLHANRVVATSKLVDVLWETEDAPATARKILHNAIWGLRTILTEGAGPASPGAPELVTKAPGYMLRVDPDDVDLLVFRRWVAAGRAELAAGSPDEASRLLKKGLDLWGGPLLADLAESGIAWPELDAARRDRLDVLEDFFEAELECGRHHSVLGELTMMAEAEPWRERARGQLMLALYRCGRQADALNVYERGRSSLVENLGLEPGHGLRTLQHAILTHDPVLAAEVPAPPREVVTAAVTAAVTAAVAPRAPVEQPAPAPLVVPRQGRATVTERIPVSALLVGLRLGSLDEASPREIDAALHTVEDVITRFGGTVVAAIGSVTLALFGVHGPGEDDPERAVRAALTLRERFSIDTQTALRAAVTTGRALVRLDPEAEVGRPSAIGAVLDDGRAMLARVPDGEVWMSGAARLATTASVAAKPAAGSQDGWQVLGLVGDEAGFRTDREHELGVLNGLLDWARHSSVPHLVTVLGAPGVGKSHLLAEFERSIAVQSPATARVLSARATGRGEPLSVAGLILSGYCGVLAEDAAEVSRAKLATAVWRLPLPKARRVHVYQRLLPLLPSGGSSVHPADRGEVLNVWAELLAAAAALEPVVVFVDDAHKAADVVLDRLESLSDGAGTAPLLTVATARPELLDRRPGWGGGKHRASTLTLLPPRTDRSAVPPAADPYAPARGRKVAV from the coding sequence ATGAGGTTCAGATTGCTGGGGCCGTTGGACGCGATATCGGCAGACGGACCCGTTGCCCTGGGAGGCACGAAGCAGCGCGCGACGCTCGGATATCTGCTGCTGCACGCCAACCGCGTGGTGGCGACGAGCAAGCTCGTGGACGTCCTGTGGGAAACGGAGGACGCACCGGCCACGGCCCGGAAGATCCTGCACAACGCGATATGGGGACTGCGGACGATCCTGACCGAAGGCGCCGGGCCGGCCTCCCCCGGTGCGCCGGAACTCGTGACCAAGGCGCCGGGCTACATGCTGCGTGTCGATCCGGACGATGTGGATCTCCTGGTCTTCCGCCGATGGGTGGCCGCCGGCCGGGCCGAACTGGCCGCTGGTTCACCGGACGAGGCCTCGCGGCTGCTGAAGAAGGGGCTCGACCTCTGGGGAGGCCCGCTCCTCGCCGATCTGGCCGAGTCGGGCATCGCCTGGCCGGAGCTGGACGCCGCTCGCCGGGACCGGCTCGATGTCCTGGAGGACTTCTTCGAGGCCGAACTGGAGTGCGGTCGCCATCACTCCGTGCTCGGCGAGCTGACGATGATGGCCGAGGCCGAGCCGTGGCGCGAGCGGGCGCGCGGGCAGTTGATGCTGGCACTGTACCGCTGCGGACGGCAGGCCGACGCGCTGAACGTCTACGAGCGGGGACGGTCCTCGCTGGTGGAGAACCTCGGTCTGGAACCGGGCCACGGCCTGCGTACGCTCCAGCACGCGATCCTGACCCACGACCCCGTGCTGGCCGCGGAGGTACCGGCTCCACCGCGCGAGGTCGTCACTGCGGCCGTCACCGCGGCCGTCACCGCGGCCGTCGCACCCCGCGCCCCGGTCGAACAGCCCGCTCCCGCCCCGCTGGTGGTGCCGCGCCAGGGCCGCGCGACCGTGACGGAGCGGATTCCCGTGAGCGCCCTGCTCGTGGGGCTCCGGCTGGGCAGTCTCGACGAGGCGTCCCCCCGGGAGATCGACGCGGCCCTCCACACCGTCGAGGACGTCATCACCCGGTTCGGCGGCACCGTGGTCGCCGCGATCGGATCGGTCACGTTGGCCCTCTTCGGCGTCCACGGACCCGGGGAGGACGATCCCGAACGGGCCGTGCGGGCCGCCCTGACCCTGCGCGAGAGGTTCTCGATCGACACGCAGACGGCCCTCAGGGCCGCGGTGACCACCGGCAGGGCCCTGGTCCGGCTCGATCCGGAGGCCGAGGTCGGTCGCCCGTCGGCCATCGGAGCCGTGCTGGACGACGGCCGGGCCATGCTGGCACGGGTGCCGGACGGCGAGGTGTGGATGAGCGGTGCGGCGCGCCTGGCGACCACGGCGTCCGTCGCGGCGAAGCCGGCCGCCGGCTCCCAGGACGGGTGGCAGGTCTTGGGGCTGGTGGGGGACGAAGCAGGTTTCCGTACCGACCGCGAGCACGAGCTGGGGGTGCTGAACGGTCTGCTCGACTGGGCCCGGCACAGCTCCGTTCCCCATCTGGTGACCGTCCTCGGCGCGCCGGGCGTCGGCAAGTCCCATCTGCTGGCGGAGTTCGAGCGCAGCATCGCCGTGCAGTCGCCGGCGACCGCGCGCGTACTGAGCGCCCGGGCCACCGGCCGGGGTGAGCCGCTGTCCGTGGCCGGGCTGATCCTCTCCGGCTACTGCGGTGTGCTGGCCGAGGACGCGGCCGAGGTCTCCCGGGCCAAACTCGCCACGGCCGTCTGGCGTCTGCCCCTGCCCAAGGCACGCCGCGTCCACGTGTACCAACGCCTCCTGCCGCTCCTGCCCTCGGGCGGCTCGTCGGTGCACCCGGCCGACCGGGGCGAGGTCCTGAACGTGTGGGCGGAGCTCCTCGCGGCGGCCGCCGCGCTCGAACCGGTCGTGGTCTTCGTCGACGACGCCCACAAGGCGGCGGACGTCGTACTGGACCGGCTCGAGTCGCTGTCCGACGGCGCGGGCACGGCCCCGTTGCTCACCGTCGCCACGGCCCGGCCGGAGCTGCTCGACCGCCGCCCCGGCTGGGGCGGCGGAAAGCACCGCGCGTCGACGCTGACCCTGCTGCCTCCGCGGACGGACCGGTCCGCGGTTCCCCCGGCGGCCGATCCGTACGCTCCGGCGCGCGGACGGAAGGTCGCCGTGTGA